In one Myripristis murdjan chromosome 5, fMyrMur1.1, whole genome shotgun sequence genomic region, the following are encoded:
- the slc45a1 gene encoding proton-associated sugar transporter A yields the protein MSSPGMGTPSDPLLASPGGRSASAQEGIWRSSLPKTASFPTSTTRHLSHRANNFQRHPKRRKLIRPSPPPPPNTPCPLDQLDLSELPPRRTFPELLFNGCILFGIEFSYAMETAYVTPVLLQMGLPDQFYSLVWFISPILGFLVQPLLGAWSDRCTSRFGRRRPFIFALAIGALVGLTLVLNGRDIGGALADTASNHKWGIVLTVCGVVLMDFSADSADNPSHAYMMDVCSPEDQDRGLNIHALLAGLGGGFGYIVGGINWDQTEFGRSMGGQLRVIYLFTSVTLVVTTAMTLTSIPERPLPKTQPNKNSSKSNLKSPSLPLPPSPPVPPGSALGLDEEEEEEGLYSYKFSEQHPHNPDPLAHSCSANARLCAGLTSPISPLSPLTPKYGSFLSRDSSLTGINEFASSLGTSYIDSVLIDCYTGQQTPQPPDPDSTARALPPGNSPPPEESTQGSEPHPPGKPQLEAEAHAAGEAQHAEGPQAGGEAAPQTGAGAHPGAGSHRGSSAGILKRPQSLALMEEPMATQIIGLENGRRRTVTFSQQVANILLNGVRYESDLSENVETAESQMSMKLLCVAIYRMPPSLRSLCTNHFLGWLSFEGMLLFYTDFMGEVVFEGDPKAPHDSEAYQRYNAGVSMGCWGMCIYAFSAAFYSAILEKLEERFSLRTLYFFAYLAFGLGTGLATLSTNLYVVLSLCVTYGVLFSSLCTLPYSLLCEYYQSPQFCGSSEEGTRRGMGVDISLLSCQYFLAQILVSVAMGPLTSLVGGAQGVMYFASLMSFVGCLYSSLCVVYQLPPPEGRGEVETGV from the exons ATGTCATCTCCAGGCATGGGCACCCCTAGTGACCCCCTCTTGGCCAGTCCGGGGGGGAGGTCAGCTTCGGCTCAGGAAGGTATCTGGAGGAGCTCGCTCCCCAAAACTGCCAGCTTCCCAACATCCACCACTCGGCACCTCAGCCACCGTGCCAACAACTTCCAAAGACACCCGAAACGTCGGAAGCTGATTAGACCTTCTCCGCCGCCACCGCCAAATACCCCCTGCCCCCTGGACCAACTGGACCTCAGTGAGCTTCCTCCAAGACGCACCTTCCCTGAGTTGCTCTTCAATGGCTGCATCCTGTTTGGTATCGAGTTTAGCTATGCCATGGAAACAGCTTATGTGACCCCCGTGCTTCTACAAATGGGTCTGCCTGACCAGTTCTACAGCCTGGTGTGGTTCATCAGCCCCATACTGG GATTCCTTGTTCAGCCTCTCCTTGGAGCATGGAGTGATCGTTGTACATCCCGGTTTGGGCGAAGGAGACCCTTCATTTTTGCCCTGGCCATAG GAGCTTTGGTTGGTCTGACTCTGGTGCTGAATGGGCGGGACATCGGTGGTGCACTGGCTGACACGGcatccaatcacaagtgggGAATAGTCCTGACAGTATGTGGAGTGGTTCTGATGGACTTCAGTGCTGACTCAGCCGACAACCCCAGCCATGCTTACATGATGGATGTATGCAGCCCAGAAGACCAGGACCGGGGCCTGAACATCCATGCGCTGTTAGCAG GACTAGGCGGTGGTTTTGGCTACATTGTGGGTGGAATCAACTGGGATCAGACAGAATTTGGAAGGTCGATGGGAGGTCAGCTGCGGGTCATATACCTCTTCACAAGTGTCACGTTGGTGGTCACCACAGCCATGACTCTGACCAGTATCCCTGAACGGCCCCTACCAAAGACTCAGCCCAACAAAAACTCCAGCAAAAGCAATCTGAAAAGCCCcagcctccctctccctccatctcccccgGTTCCCCCAGGATCAGCTTTGGGATtggatgaggaagaagaggaggaaggtcTTTACAGCTACAAATTCTCAGAGCAACACCCACACAACCCTGACCCCTTGGCCCATTCTTGCAGTGCCAATGCACGTCTCTGTGCGGGCCTCACTAGCCCCATATCGCCCCTAAGCCCCCTCACTCCTAAATATGGCAGCTTTCTAAGTAGGGACAGCTCTCTCACTGGCATCAACGAATTTGCTTCCTCCCTGGGAACCTCCTATATAGATAGCGTGCTCATAGACTGCTACACAGGCCAGCAGACACCACAGCCCCCAGACCCTGACTCCACAGCCAGGGCTCTGCCTCCAGGGAACTCTCCACCTCCTGAGGAGTCTACACAAGGGTCGGAGCCCCATCCTCCCGGAAAGCCCCAGCTTGAAGCGGAGGCTCACGCAGCTGGAGAGGCTCAGCATGCAGAAGGGCCCCAGGCTGGAGGAGAAGCTGCACCTCAGACTGGAGCTGGGGCTCATCCTGGTGCAGGGTCACATCGTGGCTCATCTGCTGGCATTCTGAAGCGCCCTCAGAGTCTTGCACTAATGGAGGAGCCCATGGCAACCCAGATTATTGGGCTGGAGAATGGACGCAGAAGGACAGTGACCTTCAGCCAGCAG GTTGCAAACATTTTGCTGAATGGGGTGCGCTATGAAAGCGATCTGAGTGAGAATGTGGAGACAGCAGAATCCCAGATGTCaatgaagctgctgtgtgtggcCATATACAGGATGCCTCCCTCCCTGCGAAGCTTATGCACAAATCATTTTTTGG GCTGGCTTTCCTTTGAGGGCATGTTGCTGTTCTACACTGACTTCATGGGGGAGGTGGTGTTTGAAGGAGACCCCAAAGCACCCCACGACTCTGAGGCTTACCAACGCTATAATGCTGGGGTCAGCATGGGCTGCTGGGGCATGTGCATCTATGCATTCAGTGCTGCTTTCTACTCAG CCATATTGGAGAAACTGGAGGAGCGTTTCTCTCTCCGCACTCTGTATTTTTTTGCCTACCTGGCGTTTGGTTTGGGAACAGGCCTGGCCACACTCTCCACCAACCTCTATGtggtactctctctctgtgtcacatACGGGGTGCTCTTCTCCTCTCTATGTACGCTGCCTTACTCTCTGCTGTGTGAATACTACCAGAGCCCTCAG ttTTGTGGCTCATCTGAAGAAGGGACCAGACGAGGGATGGGAGTGGACATCTCTCTGCTCAGCTGCCAGTATTTTCTGGCTCAGATCCTGGTCTCCGTGGCGATGggacctctgacctcactggTGGGTGGGGCCCAGGGAGTGATGTACTTTGCAAGCCTGATGTCATTCGTGGGCTGCCTGTACTCCTCTCTCTGCGTGGTGTACCAGCTGCCCCCCCCTGAGG